The genomic DNA GTGTAGTACGGCCCGACCTTGACCCGCGCCAGTTGCGACAGCGGCACTTCTTCCGCCGAATCGTGAAACAGGATCAGCGCCAGCGAATCGCCCGGATACTGCGTGCGGATCAGGTGCGACAGCGCCATCGCCACTTTCTTCGCCGGCGTGAAGCGGTCCTCGCCGTACAGGATCATCGAGTGCGAACAGTCCAGCATCAGCACCGTCGCGCACGACGACTGGTACTCGCACTGATGCACCTGCAGATCGCTGTACTCCAGGTTCAGCGGTACCTGCGCTCCTTCGCGCTGGATCGCCGACGACAGCGTTGCCGTGATGTCCAGGTTCAGCGTGTCGCCGAACTCGTACGTTTTTGCCGCGCCGCTTGCCTCCACGCCGGTAGCCAGGTCGCGCGTGTCGTGCCGCCCGAAGCTGGATTTGCCCAGCGACCCGAGCAGGTCGCGCAAGGTGCGGTAGCCCAGAAAATCCAAACTCTTGTCGGTGATCTCGAATTTTGTCTGCGCCTGGTTTTGCCCCACCTGCCCGCCCACCGACGACTGCTTCGACGGGTCCTGCGGCGGCTGGTCAACGGAAATGAACCCTTCCTCCTGCATGCGCTCGATCAGCTTCTCGATCAACTCGTCCAGCTTGCCTTCCATCTGCATCTGCTGGAGCTGTTCCTGCAGTTCGTCCATCATCTCGCTGTTCATCAGCGCGTTTTCGATGGCGCGGCGCAGCTCTTCCAGCGTCTGCTCCGGGTCGCGCATTTCCATGAAGCCGTAAGAATTCTGAAACCCGCTCTGCAGCAGGTAATCCGACAGCGCGCT from Terriglobia bacterium includes the following:
- a CDS encoding VWA domain-containing protein, with amino-acid sequence MKRVTYAKYVPDPAGEMSMEDLLSALSDYLLQSGFQNSYGFMEMRDPEQTLEELRRAIENALMNSEMMDELQEQLQQMQMEGKLDELIEKLIERMQEEGFISVDQPPQDPSKQSSVGGQVGQNQAQTKFEITDKSLDFLGYRTLRDLLGSLGKSSFGRHDTRDLATGVEASGAAKTYEFGDTLNLDITATLSSAIQREGAQVPLNLEYSDLQVHQCEYQSSCATVLMLDCSHSMILYGEDRFTPAKKVAMALSHLIRTQYPGDSLALILFHDSAEEVPLSQLARVKVGPYYTNTREGLRLAQRLLARQRKDMKQIVMITDGKPSALTLEDGRIYKNAFGLDPLVVSQTLEEVSKCKRAGILINTFMLASDYGLVQFVQKVTEMCRGKAYFTTPYTLGQYLLMDYMSRKTKTIH